The Xiphias gladius isolate SHS-SW01 ecotype Sanya breed wild chromosome 7, ASM1685928v1, whole genome shotgun sequence genome window below encodes:
- the LOC120792121 gene encoding protein FAM124B gives MFRGAVVVKTAEDENVDSGAETAESDCSRMSSSGTELMTRRVRPQRHQQLLLLNLHLLANPGDSLLLQHTLDRLLRWLCPSLRIFHVSERASPFRSYTRLCPVAGYPSLAITFFLHEAYGEERILKVLDFFQRPPWQYHHTESCGNRTGGIQITSSNSSTNALLRPYLLPSRDFYSLGAGMPVWGVRPVHCGGEILRVTLYSGYDNYEDTVRLYETVLQRQAEEQKTGFCWFTLHTEPGLCLQLALKQLSPGVRVEPCSSAVLQFSVEEIGQLVPLLPNPCTPISTTRWQTEDLDGNKVLFQVKTPAQPQRPLTCAFPLTCPSVSPRGMQLRSSGQGHSLSPCSLTTPLSWQTHREGHKPRSDPLLEKLHGGGGGAESLGSGSCCSTPPGSSCYSSQRSSPAPPSTSNHPDSPLHPSITRSLSHLLLEEKEEEPETNVDTGVLVSPRSDTAVKTITRSSSIDLLMTFRSERPAAVGASAVEGLAKELSECLPQKHTNPRVPSRTWGSTGYTDGAREGCASRIVAVGQSPSRGPVVENRTTAELLTACTNNEEPMDEFFI, from the exons ATGTTTCGAGGAGCAGTGGTGGTAAAAACAGCCGAGGATGAAAACGTGGACTCCGGAGCTGAGACTGCCGA ATCCGACTGCAGCAGGATGTCATCATCTGGCA CTGAGCTCATGACCAGGCGGGTCAGGCCGCAGCGGCACCAGCAGCTCCTGCTATTGAACTTGCATCTGCTGGCCAACCCTGGAgactctctgctgctgcagcacacCCTGGATCGCTTGCTGCGCTGGCTCTGCCCAAGCCTCCGCATCTTCCATGTGTCGGAGAGGGCCTCCCCGTTCAGAAGTTACACTCGCCTCTGTCCTGTGGCAG GCTACCCTTCTCTGGCTATCACTTTCTTCCTCCATGAGGCCTATGGAGAGGAACGAATCCTCAAAGTGCTGGACTTCTTTCAAAGGCCTCCTTGGCAGTACCATCACACCGAGAGCTGCGGCAACCGAACCGGAGGGATCCAAATTACCTCCAGTAACTCTTCCACGAACGCCCTGCTGCGGCCTTACCTCCTGCCCAGCAGAGACTTCTACAGTTTGGGTGCAGGGATGCCTGTGTGGGGTGTTCGACCAGTGCATTGTGGAGGAGAAATACTACGCGTGACATTGTACAGTGGATACGACAACTACGAGGACACCGTGCGGCTGTATGAGACGGTGCTGCAGCGACAGGCAGAGGAGCAGAAGACAGGTTTCTGCTGGTTCACCCTCCACACAG AGCCAGGGTTGTGCCTTCAGCTGGCTTTAAAGCAGTTGTCACCAGGGGTTCGGGTGGAGCCATGCAGCTCTGCGGTGCTGCAGTTTAGTGTCGAAGAAATTGGCCAGCTGGTCCCGCTGCTGCCTAACCCCTGCACACCCATCAGCACAACACGCTGGCAGACAGAAGACCTAGATGGCAACAAGGTTCTCTTCCAG GTGAAAACCCCAGCTCAACCTCAGCGACCTCTGACCTGTGCTTTCCCCCTGACCTGCCCCAGCGTGTCCCCTCGTGGAATGCAGCTCAGAAGCTCAGGACAGGGCCACAGCCTGTCGCCCTGCAGCCTCACTACTCCCCTGTCCTGGCAAACACATAGGGAAG GTCACAAACCACGCAGTGACCCTCTCCTGGAGAAGCttcatggaggaggaggtggagcagaGAGCCTGGGATCAGGAAGCTGCTGTAGCACCCCTCCAGGCAGTTCCTGTTACTCATCCCAGCGCAGCAGTCCCGCCCCACCCTCAACCTCTAATCACCCTGACTCTCCCCTGCATCCCTCCATCACTCGTTCGCTCTCCCATCTCCTTctggaagagaaggaggaggagccgGAGACCAACGTGGACACAGGAGTCCTTGTCTCACCTCGCTCTGACACAGCAGTCAAAACAATTACTCGCTCTTCTTCCATAGACCTTTTGATGACTTTCCGCTCTGAGAGACCTGCAGCCGTTGGGGCTTCAGCTGTTGAGGGTCTGGCCAAGGAGTTGAGTGAGTGTctaccacagaaacacacaaaccctcGGGTCCCCTCCAGGACGTGGGGCTCAACTGGTTATACAGATGGAGCCAGGGAGGGCTGTGCCAGCAGGATTGTGGCAGTAGGACAGAGCCCCTCTAGAGGGCCTGTGGTAGAGAATAGGACTACTGCTGAACTGCTAACAGCATGCACGAACAACGAGGAGCCAATGGATGAGTTCTTCATTTAA
- the cul3b gene encoding cullin-3b: MSNLSKGGTKKDTKMRIRAFPMTMDEKYVNNIWDLLKNAIQEIQRKNNSGLSFEELYRNAYTMVLHKHGEKLYTGLREVVTEHLINKVREDVLNSLNNNFLQTLNQAWNDHQTAMVMIRDILMYMDRVYVQQNNVENVYNLGLIIFRDQVVRYGCIRDHLRQTLLDMIARERKGEVVDRGAIRNACQMLMILGLEGRSVYEEDFEAPFLEMSAEFFQMESQKFLAENSASVYIKKVEARINEEIERVMHCLDKSTEEPIVKVVERELISKHMKTIVEMENSGLVHMLKNGKTDDLACMYKLFSRVPNGLKTMCECMSSYLREQGKALVSEEGEGKNPVDYIQGLLDLKSRFDRFLQESFNNDRLFKQTIAGDFEYFLNLNSRSPEYLSLFIDDKLKKGVKGLTEQEVESILDKAMVLFRFMQEKDVFERYYKQHLARRLLTNKSVSDDSEKNMISKLKTECGCQFTSKLEGMFRDMSISNTTMDEFRQHLQTTGVSLGGVDLTVRVLTTGYWPTQSATPKCNIPPSPRHAFEVFRRFYLGKHSGRQLTLQHHMGSADLNATFYGPIKKEDGSEVGVGGAQVTGSNTRKHILQVSTFQMTILMLFNNRDKSTFEEIQQETDIPERELVRALQSLACGKPTQRVLTKEPKSKEIENGHVFTVNDQFTSKLHRVKIQTVAAKQGESDPERKETRQKVDDDRKHEIEAAIVRIMKSRKKMQHNVLVAEVTQQLRARFLPSPVVIKKRIEGLIEREYLARTPEDRKVYTYVA; encoded by the exons ATGTCCAATCTCAGCAAAGGCGGCACCAAGAAGGACACCAAAATGAGGATACGGGCCTTTCCT ATGACGATGGATGAGAAGTACGTCAACAATATCTGGGACCTTCTGAAGAATGCCATCCAGGAGATACAGAGGAAGAATAACAGTGGCCTGAGTTTTGAGGAACTATACAGGAATGCCTACACGATGGTGCTCCACAAACATGGAGAGAAGCTGTACACAGGCCTGCGGGAGGTCGTCACTGAACACCTTATCAACAAA GTACGAGAAGATGTCTTGAACTCCCTAAACAATAACTTCCTCCAAACCCTAAATCAGGCCTGGAATGACCATCAGACAGCGATGGTGATGATCAGAGACATCCTGATGTATATG GACAGGGTGTACGTACAGCAGAACAATGTAGAGAATGTCTACAACCTGGGTCTTATCATCTTTAGGGATCAGGTGGTTCGCTATGGCTGCATCAGAGACCACCTCCGACAGACCCTGCTGGACATGATCGCACGCGAGAGGAAGGGGGAGGTGGTGGACAG ggGGGCCATTAGAAATGCCTGCCAAATGTTAATGATCCTCGGCCTTGAAGGGAGATCTGTTTATGAAGAAGACTTTGAGGCACCGTTCTTAGAAATGTCTGCAGAATTTTTCCAG ATGGAGAGCCAAAAGTTCCTTGCAGAAAACAGTGCCAGTGTGTACATAAAGAAGGTGGAAGCCAGGATTAATGAGGAGATTGAGCGGGTGATGCACTGCCTGGATAAGTCCACAGAGGAGCCTATTGTCAAGGTGGTGGAAAGGGAACTCATCTCTAAACACATGAAAACCATTGTAGAGATGGAGAACTCAGGCTTAGTCCACATGCTCAAGAACGGCAAAACAGACG ACTTGGCGTGCATGTACAAGCTGTTTAGCAGGGTTCCCAATGGGCTGAAAAccatgtgtgagtgtatgagCTCGTATCTGCGGGAGCAAGGCAAGGCTCTCGTgtcagaggagggagagggaaagaaccCCGTTGACTACATCCAG GGTCTGCTTGACTTGAAGTCGCGTTTCGACCGTTTCCTCCAGGAGTCCTTCAACAATGACCGGCTCTTCAAACAAACTATTGCTGGCGACTTTGAGTACTTCCTTAACCTCAACTCTCGCTCACCTGAGTACCTCTCACTCTTCATTGATGACAAATTGAAGAAAGGTGTAAAAGGG tTGACAGAGCAGGAGGTGGAGTCTATACTGGACAAGGCCATGGTGCTTTTCCGCTTCATGCAGGAGAAGGACGTGTTTGAGAGGTACTACAAGCAGCACCTGGCCCGCAGGCTGCTCACCAACAAGAGCGTCTCTGATGACTCAGAGAAAAACATGATCTCGAAACTCAAG ACCGAGTGCGGCTGTCAGTTCACCTCTAAACTGGAGGGCATGTTCCGGGATATGAGCATCTCCAACACCACCATGGATGAGTTTAGACAACATCTACAGACAACTGGG gtGTCACTTGGAGGGGTTGATCTCACCGTGAGAGTCCTGACCACAGGATACTGGCCAACACAATCGGCAACACCCAAATGCAATATCCCCCCTTCACCGCGACATGCATTTGAAGTCTTTAGGAG GTTTTATCTTGGTAAGCACAGCGGCAGACAACTCACACTGCAGCACCATATGGGCTCTGCAGATCTAAATGCCACCTTCTACGGTCCCATCAAAAAG GAGGATGGGTCAGAGGTTGGAGTGGGAGGAGCTCAGGTGACAGGCTCCAACACCAGGAAGCACATCCTGCAGGTCTCCACCTTCCAGATGACCATCCTCATGCTTTTCAACAACAGAGACAAGTCCACCTTTGAG GAGATCCAGCAGGAGACGGACATCCCAGAGAGGGAGCTGGTGCGAGCGCTGCAGTCGCTGGCCTGTGGGAAACCCACTCAGAGAGTCCTCACCAAGGAGCCCAAGTCCAAGGAGATTGAGAATGGCCATGTGTTTACAGTCAATGACCAGTTTACCTCCAAACTGCACCGTGTCAAGATCCAGACAG TGGCAGCTAAACAGGGGGAGTCAGACCCAGAGAGGAAGGAGACACGACAGAAAGTGGATGATGACAGGAAGCATGAGATCGAAGCTGCCATTGTTCGCATCATGAAGTCTAGAAAGAAGATGCAGCACAATGTCCTGGTAGCAGAG GTCACACAGCAGTTGCGAGCGCGATTCCTCCCTAGTCCCGTAGTCATCAAGAAGCGTATTGAAGGACTCATTGAGAGGGAATATTTGGCAAGAACACCGGAGGACCGCAAAGTGTACACTTATGTAGCATAA